A window of Zingiber officinale cultivar Zhangliang chromosome 5A, Zo_v1.1, whole genome shotgun sequence contains these coding sequences:
- the LOC121979579 gene encoding uncharacterized protein LOC121979579 has protein sequence MWGTYKCFVCGEDGHKAKDCPKKQQPVTGRAYVMHAKEAEPNTTLITGRIFIAGVSTYALLDLGATHSFVSDTFLKRLKILPEVMDLGFSVTIPSGDQMISTKIVKNLELRLQKNVVRADLIILPMAEFDIILGMDWLSQNRASIDFRQRLVSIRPPNGKSFVFEAVQNKQIPLLSLVFV, from the exons ATGTGGGGTACTTACAAGTGCTTTGTCTGTGGAGAAGATGGGCATAAAGCTAAAGATTGCCCAAAGAAGCAACAACCTGTGACTGGTCGAGCTTACGTGATGCATGCCAAGGAGGCAGAGCCAAACACTACACTTATCACAG GAAGGATATTTATTGCAGGTGTATCTACCTATGCACTACTGGATTTAGGAGCTACACACTCATTTGTATCGGACACTTTCTTGAAGCGACTAAAGATTTTACCAGAGGTTATGGATTTGGGTTTTAGTGTTACAATTCCTTCAGGTGATCAAATGATCTCCACCAAGATAGTGAAGAATCTGGAGCTCCGGTTGCAAAAGAATGTGGTTCGGGCAGATCTTATCATACTACCGATGGCTGAGTTCGacatcatacttggcatggactggTTATCTCAGAATAGAGCTTCGATAGATTTCCGACAGAGGTTGGTATCTATTCGACCACCCAACGGGAAGTCATTTGTCTTTGAGGCAGTTCAGAACAAACAGATACCCCTATTATCTCTTGTATTTGTGTGA